Proteins found in one Paenibacillus dendritiformis genomic segment:
- a CDS encoding SDR family oxidoreductase, with the protein MKPLNGKVALVAGATRGAGRGIAIELGAAGATVYVTGRTTRTQRSEYNRPETIEETAELVSKAGGRGIAVQVDHLDPDQVRALIARIEDEQGRLDILVNDVWGGEYLTQWNVPVWEHSLERGLRMLRLAVDTHMITSHFALPLLIRNKNGLVIEVTDGTAEYNEKNYRLSLFYDLAKTSVIRMAQSLAHELSPYKCTAVAVTPGWMRSEIMLDHYGVTEENWRDATVKEPHFIISESPRFVGRAVAALAGDPEAARWNGQSVSSGQLAQEYGFYDLDGSQPDCWRYLVEVQDAGKPANASGYR; encoded by the coding sequence ATGAAACCTCTAAATGGAAAAGTGGCTTTGGTGGCAGGGGCAACACGCGGCGCTGGTAGAGGAATAGCTATCGAATTAGGAGCGGCTGGGGCTACAGTTTACGTGACAGGACGAACGACACGAACACAACGATCTGAGTACAATCGACCTGAAACGATCGAAGAAACCGCGGAACTGGTAAGTAAGGCGGGGGGCCGAGGAATTGCGGTTCAAGTGGATCATCTGGATCCCGATCAGGTTCGGGCACTAATCGCTCGCATTGAGGATGAACAGGGGAGACTGGACATTTTGGTCAACGATGTGTGGGGTGGAGAATATCTGACGCAGTGGAATGTGCCCGTGTGGGAGCACTCCCTGGAACGTGGGCTTCGCATGCTCCGGCTTGCGGTTGACACGCATATGATTACAAGCCACTTTGCACTGCCTTTGTTAATCCGCAATAAGAATGGGCTGGTTATTGAGGTAACGGATGGCACGGCAGAATACAACGAGAAAAACTACCGTTTATCCCTGTTCTACGATCTGGCCAAAACGTCGGTCATTCGTATGGCTCAGTCTTTAGCCCATGAGCTTTCACCCTATAAATGCACCGCAGTAGCAGTCACTCCGGGTTGGATGCGTTCTGAAATCATGCTTGATCACTATGGTGTGACAGAAGAAAACTGGCGTGACGCCACGGTGAAGGAACCTCATTTCATTATCTCGGAATCGCCCCGTTTTGTAGGGCGTGCCGTTGCCGCGCTGGCTGGAGATCCGGAAGCAGCCCGATGGAACGGTCAGTCTGTGTCAAGCGGACAGCTCGCACAAGAGTATGGTTTTTATGATCTTGACGGCTCACAGCCTGACTGCTGGAGGTATCTCGTAGAAGTGCAAGATGCGGGCAAACCAGCGAATGCTTCGGGTTACCGTTAA
- a CDS encoding chitosanase, which yields MTNAKPAKKMTKILVVLLSFSFLVSFFGINALLPTKAYAANSHDENFSPETLKFLRTNTGLDGEQWDNIMKLINKPEQDSLDWTKYYGYCEDIGDDRGYTIGIFGATTGGSNDKHPDGPTLFKEFDAASGAANPSVEGGLARIGVNGSMKGSILKIKDSEKVFCGKIKKLQNNDTWREAIWQTFYKVYIKYSVQQARQRGFNSALTIGSFVDTALNQGATGDSGTLQGILSRSGKSTDEKTFMKKFYAERTLVVDTNDYNQPPNGKNRVKQWSQLWDMGKADLKNADDAIVKVTSWKMK from the coding sequence ATGACTAATGCTAAACCAGCCAAAAAAATGACAAAAATATTGGTCGTTCTGCTCTCATTTTCTTTTCTTGTTTCCTTTTTCGGAATAAATGCTCTGCTACCAACTAAGGCGTATGCCGCAAACTCTCACGATGAAAATTTCTCACCGGAGACGCTTAAGTTCCTTCGTACCAATACGGGGCTCGATGGCGAGCAGTGGGACAATATTATGAAACTCATCAACAAACCTGAGCAGGACTCGCTCGACTGGACCAAGTACTATGGTTACTGCGAGGACATTGGCGATGACCGCGGCTATACTATCGGCATATTCGGAGCCACTACAGGGGGATCCAACGACAAACATCCGGATGGCCCGACTCTGTTCAAGGAATTTGACGCTGCCAGCGGAGCGGCCAATCCTTCCGTCGAAGGCGGTCTGGCACGCATAGGCGTTAACGGGTCGATGAAAGGTTCGATTTTAAAAATAAAGGATAGCGAAAAAGTGTTTTGCGGCAAAATCAAAAAGTTGCAGAACAATGACACATGGAGAGAGGCAATCTGGCAAACTTTCTACAAAGTTTACATCAAATACAGCGTCCAGCAAGCGCGTCAACGCGGCTTCAATTCCGCTCTGACCATCGGCTCCTTTGTCGATACGGCATTGAATCAGGGCGCTACCGGTGATTCCGGAACGCTCCAGGGTATTCTGTCCCGCTCAGGCAAAAGTACCGACGAGAAGACATTTATGAAGAAATTTTATGCCGAGCGCACATTAGTCGTAGATACCAATGACTACAATCAGCCGCCCAACGGCAAGAACCGCGTGAAGCAATGGAGCCAACTTTGGGATATGGGGAAGGCGGATCTCAAGAACGCCGACGACGCGATTGTCAAAGTCACCAGTTGGAAAATGAAGTGA